The genomic region ACCTCCCCAGCGCTCTGGAAGTCGTGACGAGTAATCTGCTGCTGCGCGAGTCTTCGGCTGAGGAGATGCTGTCGTGTCATGGAGCCTCACAGGATATTACGCTTCATTGAGACGATCTAGGATCGACGCGATATAGTTGATCTGCCCTTCATGATACGACATATTCCAGTAGGGATAGGAGATCGTATGCGTCATCGTGAACTTGCCGAACGGCATCGTGATTTCGTCGCCGAGAACGTCATCGGGCAGATCGCGGACGCACGCCGTGAACCGCTCCGTGTTTTTGCGCAGCAGCGCTTCCAGGGTCGCCCAATCGCCGTTCATCAGGTCGGTTTGCTCCTGGAAATACTCCTCCATCGTTCCGGCGGTCCACTGCCGGGTCTCAATCATATCCACCGTGTAGCTGTTGTTGAGCGCGCACTCCGCCACCAGGCTGAGCGCGGGGCGCGCCGTGGGAGAGGGCGCCCAGAGGCGCTTGTCTTCCGGCAGTCGAAGGAGGGCGGCGATCAGGTTCTCCGCGGCCTTGGGCGTGAATTCGGCGAGGAAGTTCTGGATGGTGGTCGGCATGGCGTCTCTCCTGTTGTTCGGAAATTGTGTCGGCTTTCGTGTGTCCGATACTTGACTATATCTCCGATACAGGACATAATTCGCCCTAATTAAAACACTCAAAAAAATCATTCAAAAAGGGCGTCATGTATTATCCCACCACGCGCGTATTGACGGTGCTGGAGATGCTGCAATCGCATCAGTCGATCACCGGCGCGGAGATCGCGGAGCGCCTCGAGGTGGATATCCGCACGGCGCGTCGCTATATCGCGATGCTGGAGGAGCTGGGGATCCCCGTGATGGCCGACCGGGGCCGTCACGGCGGGTATCGATTGATGCCCGGCTTCAAGCTGCCGCCCTTGATGCTCAACACGGATGAAGCCCTGAGCATCATGCTCGGACTGCTCGCGGCCCGCAAACTGGGCTTGGCCGCCCACGCGCCGGGCGTGGAGGGCGCGCTCGCCAAGGTAGGTCGCGTGCTGCCGGACACTGTGCGCGACCGGGTGCGCGCCGTGGAGGAGTCGCTGATCTGGGACCTGGGCGAACGCTCGAACGGCGGCCTGGGAACGTCGGTGGTGCTGGCGCTGAGTCTGGCCGCGCGGGAGCACCGGCAAGTGGCGCTTTGCTATCGCCGCCCGGACGGGGAAACCACGGAGCGCGTCTTCGACCCGTATGGCCTGGTCTGCCGCTACGGACGGTGGTACGCGACCGGGCATTGCCACCTGCGCCAGGATCTGCGCCTGTTCCGATTGGACCGCGTGCTGGACGCCAAGGAGCTGGCCTCCGGATTTGAGCGCCCTAAAAACTTCGATGTCCTCGCCGCCGTCTTAACGGCGCTCGGAAGCGTCCCCAAGCACTTCGCGCTGGAAGTCGTAATCCACACCAGTTTGGAGCACGCACGCTGGGTCATCAGCGCCGGTGTGGCCGTATTGGAGGAATGCGAGGAGGGCGTACTGCTGCGCGGTTATACTGAAAACCTGGACTGGATCGCCCAGCTATTGCCGAGTCTCGGCTGCCGACTCGATATCCGCCATCCTCCCGAACTGCGCGACGCTCTTCGCCGGCACGCCGATCAAATCCACGAATGGCTGGAGACGCCCAAGGAGCCGGGCAGTTCGCGGGAGTAATTCAATGATCGCGGCTTACGGTATAATAGCCGGGCGGCGATTCGCCGGCGACGACGAGATTGCCCGCCAGAACCCAAAACCATTGAAGAAACGAAATCCATGCCCAAGCTATTACTATTCACGCCCTGCCTCAAAGCGATCGCCGGCGACGACGGCCTGCTGACCATCGTGTCCATCCTGGAGTTTGTCGGCGTCAACTCCCCGAGCGGCGAAACGTTTGAGGAAAACTCGATCGTGCGGCTGCCCTGGCAGATGGTGTCCGTTTGGTATAAAGAAGCCGGCGATGAGAAGAAAAAGTTCGAGCAGACGTTGGAGTTCCTGCTGCCCAGCGGCCAGTCCGTGTACTCGAACGCATATCCGCTGAACCTCGTCGAGCGCACGACAAAGATCCGTATCGACGGCGACACCTTCCCGGTCGGACTGCCCGGCGAAGTGATCGTGCAGGTCGGCCTTCGGGAAGCAGGATCCACGGACACGCGGATCGTCGCGGAGTACCCGGTCCTCGTCCGCCATAACTCTTAAAATCACGCATTCGATGGGCATGGACGGCGATTGTCCATGCCCATCGAATGTTCGTCAGGCGACCGTGAAGATGACTCGCTGGAGTTCGTCCACCGTCGTCTCGCCGGCGACGGCTTTTCGCAGGCCGTCGGCCCAGAAGGTTCGCATGCCGTATTCGAGCGCGACTTCGGAGATTTCTTCTTCGTCGGCGCCTCGGGTGATCGCGGCCGCCAGCGGTTCGCTCATCTCGATGATCTCGAAAATGCCCAGCCGCCCCCGATATCCCCGACCTCCGCAGTTTTCGCACCCTTTGCCGTGATAGAATTTGGCGTCGTCGGGCAGCTCGTAGCCGCCTTCGGCGGCGAGGCGGCGCCAGGTGTCGAACTGGACCATCTGCGAGAGATCGGCTTCCTCGCGGCAATTCGGGCAGATCCGTCGCGCGAGCCGCTGCGCGATCACCCCGGTCAGACTGAGCGTCAAGACGTGGCCGGCGACGCCCATATTCAGGAGTCGGCTGATGGCGGAGGGAGCGTCGGTCGCATGGAGCGTCGTCACCACCAGATGACCGGTCAGCGACGCTTCCAGCTCCAGCTTCAGAATTTCGTCGTCCCTGGTCTCGCCGGCGAAGATCACGTCCGGGTCCTGGCGCATAATGGACCGCAGACCCGCGGCGAAGGTCAGCCCGGCGCGCGGGTTCATCTGGATCTGCGTGGTGTAGTTCAGCTGGCATTCGACAGGATCTTCGATCGTGATCGTTTTGCGCTCGGGACCGGAGCCTTGCAGCAGACAGCTGTAGGCCGTTGTCGTCTTGCCGCTGCCGGTAGGGCCGGCGATCACGATAAGCCCATTGGGCTGGCGGGTCAAGCGCAAGATCTGCTCCAGGCTGTCGTGGGTCAGCCCAAGCTTGTCCAATCCCAGCAGCACCGAAGATCTATCGAGAATACGGATAGTCGCGGCTTCGCCGAAGACGACCGGCGTGATCGCCACGCGAAGATCGAAATCCTTGCCGGCGTGCTTGAGGGGAATACGGCCATCCTGGGGTACGTTCTTGAGACCGACATTCATATCCGCCATGATCTTCCAGCGAGCGATCATCGCATCCTCCATCTCTCCCGGGATCCGCCGGATCTCCTGCAAAACCCCATCGATCCGATAGCGCAGTAAAATCACGGGCGCGCCGTCCAGCACGCAGGCTTCAAAGTGGATATCGCTCGCCTTGCGGGCGATCGCGTCGGCCATGATGTTTTCAATCACTTCCATGATCTTCTCCTCCGCCGTGCTTGCCTTTGATGGGCGACCGGTCAGCCCGGTAAAAAACGCCAGCTCGCTATCCAGCTCCGGGCTGGACGCGATCGCCGCGGCGACCGGGCCGCGATCCATATACAGATGAAGGTCGCTGCGTCGAAAGCGCCATTGCTTGCCGACCTTCAGTCCGCGCATGTCGCCGGAACTGAGCAATCGATACAATGTGGGCCGGCTGGTCCCCAGCACTTGCAGCGCTTCATCAAACGTCAGCAAGTCATTTTGTTCGTCGTCGTTCATCGCGCCCTCCTTGTCTCTCTTCGGCTGATATCCAAATATAACACACAATGAGAAATGAGTCAATAAGCAATTTTTACGCATATGATTCTTAATGAGACAGATAAAAGTCAAAGAAAACGGCCCCGCGATCGCGAGGCCGTTTTCTTTGACTCGTTAGTGACGGCGGGTGTTGGGGATGGTGTCCAGGAAGATATCGACCTCTTCGACGCTGAGGGCGGGACTGAAGAGAAAGCCCTGCATGACGTCGCAGCCCAGGTCGAAGAGGGTGTTGCGCTGGGCGACATTCTCCACGCCTTCGGCGATGACGACCAGGCCCAGCGCGTGCGCGAGATCGATCAGGGCGCGCACGACGGCCTGATCGCGCGCGTCTTCGGCGAGGCCGGTGACGAACGAGCGGTCGATCTTCAGCACATCCAGCGGAAAGCGCCGCAGATAAGAAAGCGAGGAATACCCGGTGCCGAAGTCATCGATGCAGATCCGGACGCCCAGTTCTCTGAGCGTCCCCAGCGTCTCGGCGGCGTTGTCCTTGTTCTGGATAATCGTGCTCTCGGTCAGCTCCAGATCGAGCAGCTCGGCCGGGAACCCGGAATCCTGCAATGCGCTCTGCACCATCTCCACCAGGCCGGCTTGTTCGAACTGGCGCGCGGAGAGGTTGATCGCGATCCGAATGCTGCGTCCCTGCTCGCGCCACAGCGCGCCCTGGCGGCACGCCTCGCGCAGCACCCATTCGCCCAGCGGGACGATCAGGCCGATCTCTTCGGCGAGCGGGATAAACTGGCCGGGCAGCAGCAGCCCGAGGGTGGGATGGCGCCACCGGATCAGCGCTTCGACGCTTCCGATGCTCCACGTGTTCATCTCGATCTGCGGCTGATAGTAAAGGCTGAACTCGCCCCGCCCCAGCCCTTTGTAGAGACTGTGCTCCAGCAGCAGACGGCCGAGCGCGTCGGCGTTCATCGTCTCCGTGAAGAGTTGGTAGCCATTGCGCCCCTGCGACTTCGCGCGGTACATCGCCTGGTCGGCGTGGCGCAGCAGAGTCTGATCTTCCTCGCCGTCGTGCGGGAAGATGCTGATGCCGATGCTGGCGGTGACAAACAGCTCGTGTCCGTCCACGATGACCGGCCGGCGCAGGTTCTCGATCAGCTTCTGCGCCACATGGGCGGCGTCCTGCGCGTCCTTGAGGCTGGGCATCATCAGCGTGAACTCGTCGCCGCCCATGCGCGCCAGGGTATCCTCGGCGCGCAGGGAGATGCGCAGGCGCTCCGCCACTTCCTGCAAAAGCGCATCGCCGGCCGCATGGCCCAGCGTGTCGTTGACGTCTTTGAAGCGGTCGATATCGAGGATCAGAACGGCGGCCTGTTCGCGCTTGCGTCCCGCGATCGCGAGCGCCTGGCGCAGACGATCGAGGAACAGCGTCCGGTTGGGGAGTCCGGTCAGCGAGTCATGAAAGGCCTGCCAGCGAATGATCTCGCTCGCTTCCTTGCGCTCGGTGATGTCCCGGCAGGCGCCGACCCATTCGCGCACGGAGCCGCTGGGCTCCAGCACCGGAACGGAGCGGATGAAGAAGTCACGGTAAACGCCGTCATGACGGCGCAGACGGCACTCGGAGTCGAACATGATATGCTGGGCGACACACTGGCGCCACAGCTTCGTCACGGCCTCCCGCTCTTCGGGCGAGACTGCCGAGAGCCACCCCCGCTCCTTGAGATGATCTTCCGGCATCCCAAGAAAGTCGCTGAGCGCCGGCTGCACGGAGGTCAAATCCCCATCGGGGCCGGCGGTCCAGATCATTTGGGTCGTCGCGAGGACAAGCGCGCGGTACCGGGCTTCGCTTCGGCGCAGATCGTCGTCGGACGGCGACATCGATTCGAGGAAAAAGGGGGAGTTATCCTGCCCTCCCGGCAGCGGGATTGGAACCTGAGAGGACGTGGAGCCGGCTTGGGCAGGCGAATTCCCTTCCGGGAATTGCGCGCCATGCGTGGAAGATATGGGGTCTTGGGTCGGCATTGTGGGTATATATGGCGTACGGACATCGGGTATGGATGTGCTTGTCCGTCTTTCTGAAGCAAGCCTTCTCTTTGAGCATTCCCATTTCCTGCTGAGAAATA from Capsulimonas corticalis harbors:
- a CDS encoding DinB family protein, with translation MPTTIQNFLAEFTPKAAENLIAALLRLPEDKRLWAPSPTARPALSLVAECALNNSYTVDMIETRQWTAGTMEEYFQEQTDLMNGDWATLEALLRKNTERFTACVRDLPDDVLGDEITMPFGKFTMTHTISYPYWNMSYHEGQINYIASILDRLNEA
- a CDS encoding helix-turn-helix transcriptional regulator, giving the protein MYYPTTRVLTVLEMLQSHQSITGAEIAERLEVDIRTARRYIAMLEELGIPVMADRGRHGGYRLMPGFKLPPLMLNTDEALSIMLGLLAARKLGLAAHAPGVEGALAKVGRVLPDTVRDRVRAVEESLIWDLGERSNGGLGTSVVLALSLAAREHRQVALCYRRPDGETTERVFDPYGLVCRYGRWYATGHCHLRQDLRLFRLDRVLDAKELASGFERPKNFDVLAAVLTALGSVPKHFALEVVIHTSLEHARWVISAGVAVLEECEEGVLLRGYTENLDWIAQLLPSLGCRLDIRHPPELRDALRRHADQIHEWLETPKEPGSSRE
- a CDS encoding ATPase, T2SS/T4P/T4SS family, which codes for MNDDEQNDLLTFDEALQVLGTSRPTLYRLLSSGDMRGLKVGKQWRFRRSDLHLYMDRGPVAAAIASSPELDSELAFFTGLTGRPSKASTAEEKIMEVIENIMADAIARKASDIHFEACVLDGAPVILLRYRIDGVLQEIRRIPGEMEDAMIARWKIMADMNVGLKNVPQDGRIPLKHAGKDFDLRVAITPVVFGEAATIRILDRSSVLLGLDKLGLTHDSLEQILRLTRQPNGLIVIAGPTGSGKTTTAYSCLLQGSGPERKTITIEDPVECQLNYTTQIQMNPRAGLTFAAGLRSIMRQDPDVIFAGETRDDEILKLELEASLTGHLVVTTLHATDAPSAISRLLNMGVAGHVLTLSLTGVIAQRLARRICPNCREEADLSQMVQFDTWRRLAAEGGYELPDDAKFYHGKGCENCGGRGYRGRLGIFEIIEMSEPLAAAITRGADEEEISEVALEYGMRTFWADGLRKAVAGETTVDELQRVIFTVA
- a CDS encoding putative bifunctional diguanylate cyclase/phosphodiesterase; its protein translation is MPTQDPISSTHGAQFPEGNSPAQAGSTSSQVPIPLPGGQDNSPFFLESMSPSDDDLRRSEARYRALVLATTQMIWTAGPDGDLTSVQPALSDFLGMPEDHLKERGWLSAVSPEEREAVTKLWRQCVAQHIMFDSECRLRRHDGVYRDFFIRSVPVLEPSGSVREWVGACRDITERKEASEIIRWQAFHDSLTGLPNRTLFLDRLRQALAIAGRKREQAAVLILDIDRFKDVNDTLGHAAGDALLQEVAERLRISLRAEDTLARMGGDEFTLMMPSLKDAQDAAHVAQKLIENLRRPVIVDGHELFVTASIGISIFPHDGEEDQTLLRHADQAMYRAKSQGRNGYQLFTETMNADALGRLLLEHSLYKGLGRGEFSLYYQPQIEMNTWSIGSVEALIRWRHPTLGLLLPGQFIPLAEEIGLIVPLGEWVLREACRQGALWREQGRSIRIAINLSARQFEQAGLVEMVQSALQDSGFPAELLDLELTESTIIQNKDNAAETLGTLRELGVRICIDDFGTGYSSLSYLRRFPLDVLKIDRSFVTGLAEDARDQAVVRALIDLAHALGLVVIAEGVENVAQRNTLFDLGCDVMQGFLFSPALSVEEVDIFLDTIPNTRRH